A genomic region of Leptotrichia hofstadii contains the following coding sequences:
- a CDS encoding endonuclease/exonuclease/phosphatase family protein, which translates to MSNLKKILLSLMICGATVSWAKEFKIMTYNIYGGRLTDGQKLGESIKPYNPDFVSLQEVDKFTKRSNFRDITSDIAKVLGYDYYFFKKSRDYDGGEYGISFISKYPLEKIYTYELPSEGVEKRQLIVAELSKKTFGKKVLVMNTHLDFKQQIKPEEMESLDLLTKFFDKDDIKFLSGDFNFLPTTKYYGEITKDWRDTYMESNASGVRTLSDPRIDYIFGSQSKKWKVKSSYFINDATQDWTKLSDHLPYITVLDIK; encoded by the coding sequence ATGAGTAATTTAAAAAAAATATTGTTGTCGCTTATGATTTGTGGGGCAACTGTTAGCTGGGCGAAGGAATTTAAGATAATGACATATAATATTTATGGAGGAAGGCTTACCGATGGGCAGAAACTGGGAGAGAGCATTAAGCCGTATAACCCTGATTTTGTATCGCTTCAGGAAGTTGACAAGTTTACGAAAAGAAGTAATTTTCGTGATATAACTTCTGATATTGCGAAAGTTCTTGGTTATGATTATTATTTCTTTAAGAAATCAAGAGATTATGATGGTGGGGAATATGGAATTTCATTTATTTCAAAATATCCGCTTGAGAAAATATATACCTATGAATTGCCGTCGGAAGGGGTAGAAAAAAGACAGCTTATAGTTGCTGAACTTTCTAAAAAGACTTTTGGGAAAAAGGTGCTGGTAATGAATACGCATTTGGACTTTAAGCAACAGATAAAGCCTGAAGAAATGGAGTCACTGGACTTGCTTACAAAATTTTTTGATAAAGATGATATAAAGTTTTTGAGTGGAGATTTTAATTTTTTACCAACAACAAAATATTATGGAGAGATTACGAAAGACTGGAGAGATACTTATATGGAATCCAATGCTAGTGGTGTAAGAACTCTTTCAGATCCACGTATTGACTATATTTTTGGTAGCCAGTCGAAAAAATGGAAGGTAAAATCAAGCTATTTTATTAATGATGCAACGCAGGACTGGACAAAACTGTCGGATCATCTTCCATATATAACGGTTTTGGATATAAAATAA
- a CDS encoding glycosyltransferase — protein MIEKKIYYVWIGNAKKPDIFYKCLESWKKNLPDFEIIEINEKNFDMEKHLAKNRFFRECYERRLWAYVSDYMRVHFMYENSGIYVDTDMEIIKDLTPILEGKDEFSKNGKMNFFIGYEDEKHISVGIFGTTKHNEVLKDIKDFYENDIWKQPIWTIPKIFTYTFEKKYNLSEKRENVLKNGEIVVFPKEYFYPYGFKEVYSDDCIKPETYGIHWWNDSWSSLKARLFLETKHLSGIKKLVKKMRIIARFYLKEKR, from the coding sequence ATGATAGAAAAAAAAATATATTATGTCTGGATTGGGAATGCCAAAAAGCCAGATATTTTCTATAAATGTCTGGAATCGTGGAAGAAAAATCTGCCTGATTTTGAAATAATAGAGATAAATGAGAAAAATTTTGATATGGAAAAACATCTTGCGAAAAATAGATTTTTTCGTGAATGTTACGAAAGAAGGCTTTGGGCGTATGTTTCGGATTATATGAGAGTGCATTTTATGTATGAAAATTCTGGAATTTATGTGGATACGGATATGGAAATAATTAAGGATTTGACACCGATTTTGGAAGGAAAAGATGAATTTTCTAAAAATGGGAAGATGAATTTTTTTATTGGCTATGAGGATGAAAAACACATAAGTGTTGGGATTTTTGGGACAACGAAGCATAATGAAGTCTTAAAGGACATTAAAGATTTTTACGAAAATGACATTTGGAAACAACCTATTTGGACAATTCCTAAGATTTTTACGTATACTTTTGAGAAAAAATATAATTTGAGTGAGAAAAGGGAAAATGTTTTGAAAAATGGGGAAATAGTTGTTTTTCCGAAAGAATATTTTTATCCTTACGGATTTAAGGAAGTTTATTCTGATGATTGCATAAAACCTGAAACATACGGAATTCATTGGTGGAATGATAGCTGGAGCAGTTTGAAGGCTAGATTGTTTTTGGAAACGAAGCATTTGAGCGGGATAAAAAAACTGGTTAAAAAGATGAGGATAATTGCGAGGTTTTATTTGAAGGAAAAGAGATAA
- a CDS encoding immunoglobulin-like domain-containing protein has translation MWKKIAYGGLVLILIYFIYAVFFKKIPTPLEQMQKDMKAKKVVYRLKDDAIIYADEQIGSEGDEVIRFKNVIVDLIKKKMLISGKEGEVNTKTSDVTLMKKVVGTTKDKKWEIYTERVEYKKQGDTLISPVRTKLINTVDDTVSEADRVETTTKFEVIVAIGHASYNNKKDKKTLTADKITYHDPIKVSDAEGHVVYKEEQTKRELRADRMRYDDINKIGTALGNVIYTDPENKLTGYKVDYYMKDERIDGQGNIVYTGKNSVISADTASYFIKKKQVDGRGHVKYTSPTLIVTGDHVFYDEIAKILNGDGNGTYNYLPRKTTGTYRSGVYDLKTETLTTNDYYTANYDDYKMDGTGLIYVFPTGDARMNGPFNVKKQNFNVHGANGTMNTISKDIFANKMEMTSVQGDRITSDTGRGSFEKKEFRFDGHVKGKIRGNVKDLVNDPRPLVESEAVNFIGNTAKVYFVSHKNGSNMSITRSEIKENVHMTYKDITLDSQYNEMDSGRNLILARDKVMVDFKNNTKMTANYLYMDMNKQEGYARNNVKIVSTLPQFRAINTSADKATIYLKDKKIKLNGNVVTYQGKTQISSKSAIYDMDKRILENEGNIQMQYEIQNNEEQGRSDPKNAAATQEVIGKLSIPEGEVSTRGGINLPKSMTASNGVPVTIKWRSSNSSLFAVSGRINKQFYGGGTKGVTLTAIAKAGVDTAERTFNVSVPTESAHEMLVRAAKNIYVPEDGGNLPSSVRVNVNKGTIDVPISWSKNGDRYVATLRYGGASYQKQF, from the coding sequence ATGTGGAAAAAAATAGCTTATGGAGGACTTGTATTAATACTGATATATTTCATATATGCGGTATTCTTTAAAAAAATTCCGACACCGCTTGAACAGATGCAAAAGGATATGAAAGCCAAAAAAGTTGTGTACAGATTAAAAGATGATGCTATCATTTATGCGGATGAACAGATTGGATCTGAAGGAGATGAAGTTATTAGGTTTAAAAATGTAATTGTAGATTTAATAAAGAAAAAGATGTTAATTTCTGGAAAAGAAGGGGAAGTCAATACAAAGACATCTGATGTTACATTAATGAAAAAAGTTGTTGGAACAACGAAGGACAAGAAATGGGAAATTTATACAGAACGTGTGGAATATAAGAAACAGGGAGACACGTTAATTTCTCCAGTGAGGACAAAGCTAATAAATACTGTTGATGACACGGTTTCTGAAGCAGACAGGGTTGAAACGACAACAAAATTTGAAGTAATTGTAGCAATTGGGCATGCAAGCTATAATAATAAGAAAGATAAAAAGACATTGACAGCAGACAAGATTACGTATCACGATCCAATAAAAGTATCTGATGCAGAAGGGCATGTAGTCTACAAGGAAGAGCAGACAAAAAGAGAATTACGTGCAGATAGAATGCGTTACGACGATATAAACAAAATTGGAACTGCTTTAGGAAATGTAATTTATACGGATCCTGAAAATAAGCTGACTGGATACAAAGTTGACTATTATATGAAGGATGAACGTATAGATGGGCAGGGAAATATTGTCTATACTGGTAAAAATAGTGTGATTTCAGCAGATACAGCTTCATACTTTATAAAGAAAAAGCAGGTTGATGGAAGAGGACATGTAAAATATACGAGCCCAACTTTAATAGTAACAGGAGATCACGTATTCTACGATGAAATTGCCAAAATATTAAATGGTGATGGAAATGGGACTTATAACTATTTACCAAGAAAAACTACTGGAACATATAGAAGTGGAGTTTATGACTTAAAAACAGAAACGCTTACAACAAATGACTACTATACTGCAAATTATGATGACTATAAAATGGATGGAACAGGACTTATATATGTGTTCCCAACTGGAGATGCCAGAATGAACGGTCCGTTTAATGTTAAAAAGCAAAACTTTAATGTACATGGTGCAAATGGAACAATGAACACAATTTCAAAAGATATTTTTGCTAATAAAATGGAAATGACAAGTGTTCAAGGAGATAGAATTACATCTGATACAGGGCGCGGAAGTTTTGAGAAAAAGGAATTTAGGTTTGATGGGCATGTTAAAGGTAAAATCCGTGGAAATGTAAAAGATCTTGTAAATGATCCAAGACCGCTTGTAGAATCAGAAGCAGTAAACTTCATAGGAAATACTGCCAAAGTTTATTTCGTTTCACATAAAAATGGAAGCAATATGAGTATTACGCGTAGTGAAATTAAGGAAAATGTGCATATGACTTATAAGGATATTACGCTTGATTCACAATATAATGAAATGGATTCTGGAAGAAACCTTATTCTTGCAAGGGACAAGGTTATGGTTGACTTTAAGAATAATACAAAGATGACAGCGAATTATCTTTATATGGATATGAATAAGCAGGAAGGGTATGCCAGAAACAATGTAAAAATCGTAAGTACATTGCCACAATTCAGAGCGATTAATACAAGTGCAGATAAGGCTACAATTTATTTGAAAGATAAAAAAATAAAATTAAATGGAAATGTAGTGACTTATCAAGGGAAAACGCAAATTTCATCTAAAAGCGCAATTTACGATATGGATAAGAGAATCCTTGAAAATGAAGGAAATATTCAGATGCAATATGAAATTCAGAATAACGAGGAACAAGGACGGTCAGATCCTAAAAATGCAGCGGCAACTCAGGAAGTAATAGGCAAATTGTCAATTCCTGAAGGAGAGGTCAGCACAAGAGGAGGAATTAACTTGCCAAAATCAATGACAGCCTCAAATGGAGTTCCAGTTACAATAAAATGGCGTTCTTCAAACTCAAGCCTGTTTGCAGTATCTGGAAGAATTAACAAGCAGTTTTATGGTGGCGGAACAAAAGGAGTAACTTTGACTGCAATAGCTAAAGCTGGTGTAGATACAGCTGAAAGAACCTTTAACGTGAGTGTTCCGACAGAATCAGCACACGAAATGCTTGTTAGAGCCGCAAAAAATATTTATGTTCCAGAAGATGGCGGCAATTTACCTTCGTCAGTAAGAGTAAATGTGAACAAGGGAACAATAGATGTGCCAATTTCTTGGAGCAAAAATGGAGACAGATATGTGGCAACATTAAGATATGGCGGTGCATCTTACCAGAAACAGTTTTAG
- a CDS encoding CDP-glycerol--glycerophosphate glycerophosphotransferase, producing the protein MDKVKCLINMIIAYLIYPFNKGKFKNRNIWLVGGNAGELFVDNGRAMYEYLRSRQQEEVYWVINRNAKIAKKIPGEKLIKGSVKSYLYFMNAKVALFSHSISADIVPYLFVVPLINKFHKKVFKVFLNHGTVGFKVRQAMNLKTAKVAEALVKSYDLNICDSEFEKKVKTETWWEVPKETAVITGYPRYDKLYNLKITEKQIFFMPTWRNWLKSENSENQKFEETKYFQNIANLITDKKLNNYLEKNDIKLNIYIHQLMQDYLKNFGNIKLGKNIKILPKEVNITEELQKSKLLITDYSSVAYDFYYLNKPIIFFQFDKREYEEKVGSYVDLDKDLFGKQAKTVEKCVEEIIEISENNFHYDKEMKQKSDKLREKFLKYVDKGNCERVYDEILKRIN; encoded by the coding sequence ATGGATAAGGTAAAATGCTTGATAAATATGATAATAGCTTATCTCATTTATCCATTTAACAAAGGAAAATTCAAAAATAGAAATATATGGCTTGTGGGCGGAAACGCAGGAGAACTTTTTGTGGATAATGGACGTGCGATGTATGAGTATTTACGGTCAAGACAGCAGGAGGAAGTGTACTGGGTAATAAACAGAAATGCAAAGATTGCAAAAAAAATTCCAGGAGAAAAATTGATAAAAGGAAGTGTAAAAAGCTATCTGTATTTTATGAATGCAAAAGTTGCATTATTTTCCCACTCAATTTCTGCGGACATTGTCCCATACCTGTTTGTAGTACCATTAATAAATAAATTTCATAAAAAAGTATTCAAAGTATTTCTAAATCATGGAACAGTAGGTTTTAAAGTCCGACAGGCAATGAATCTAAAAACAGCAAAAGTAGCAGAAGCCCTTGTAAAATCTTATGATTTAAATATCTGCGATTCAGAATTTGAAAAAAAAGTAAAAACAGAAACTTGGTGGGAAGTTCCAAAGGAAACAGCAGTTATAACAGGCTACCCAAGATATGATAAATTATACAATCTAAAAATTACGGAAAAACAAATATTCTTTATGCCGACATGGCGAAACTGGCTAAAGTCAGAAAACTCAGAAAATCAAAAATTTGAAGAAACAAAATATTTCCAAAATATTGCAAATTTAATTACAGACAAGAAATTAAATAACTATTTGGAAAAAAATGATATTAAATTAAACATTTACATTCATCAGTTAATGCAAGATTATCTAAAGAACTTTGGAAATATAAAGCTTGGAAAAAATATAAAAATACTCCCAAAAGAAGTAAACATAACTGAAGAACTGCAAAAATCAAAATTATTAATAACAGATTATTCAAGCGTAGCCTACGATTTTTACTATCTGAACAAGCCAATTATCTTCTTCCAGTTCGATAAACGTGAATATGAAGAAAAAGTTGGCTCTTACGTAGACCTAGACAAGGACTTATTTGGAAAACAAGCCAAAACTGTAGAAAAATGCGTTGAAGAAATCATTGAAATCTCTGAAAATAATTTTCATTATGATAAGGAAATGAAGCAAAAGTCTGATAAGTTGAGAGAAAAATTTTTGAAGTATGTGGATAAGGGAAATTGTGAGAGAGTTTACGATGAAATTTTAAAAAGAATAAACTGA
- a CDS encoding GNAT family N-acetyltransferase, with the protein MEIENIKIIDGINDNNKNDIVKWTNEKGRNFLEQWAGKSLDFPLTESQIDDLKDIYSIFCENEFVGIIQKIRKEMDNVHIGRFLINPELTGRGLGKKALIEFINLIFQDEDVNSITLNVFDYNARAKKLYEKVGFKVVDVTEKPIKKYMMIMKKDEK; encoded by the coding sequence ATGGAAATAGAAAATATAAAAATAATAGATGGAATAAATGACAATAATAAAAATGATATAGTCAAATGGACTAATGAAAAGGGAAGGAACTTTCTTGAGCAATGGGCTGGAAAAAGTCTTGATTTTCCACTTACGGAAAGTCAAATTGATGATTTGAAGGATATTTATTCGATTTTTTGTGAGAATGAGTTTGTGGGGATTATTCAGAAAATACGAAAAGAGATGGATAATGTTCATATTGGAAGATTTCTGATTAATCCTGAACTTACTGGAAGAGGGCTTGGAAAAAAGGCTTTGATAGAGTTTATAAATTTAATTTTTCAAGATGAGGACGTAAATTCGATTACGTTAAATGTGTTTGATTATAATGCGAGGGCAAAGAAATTGTATGAGAAAGTTGGATTTAAAGTTGTGGATGTTACTGAAAAGCCAATAAAAAAGTATATGATGATTATGAAAAAAGATGAAAAATAG
- the wzy gene encoding O-antigen polysaccharide polymerase Wzy encodes MKKDKIGFLIFHIFFIAFVLFLKNVASFQNEALEMKFLEYLLMGVYIYTFFTAKIYLEWLNSYMIFLYTLFLFNFTRIFLDIVNYREFGWATKFANFYFFYDVRNEIINVFLLVLLFTHLGFFIAISNEKINEIRSSVTLESRRLFTNVGMALFIISLPALAYKMFIQLRVILRAGYEAYYTGILKGVDYPAFTKGSGTVMTIGFLIFLISIPSKRKFLTISSLYLMVKLLDSFKGARAIFLTQLLFIMWYYAKVYGIRIKAKTMIKLVGFTVIFSQILVSVRSKKIFSLDLVNTIFNFLFSQGVSYLVLGYTINFKHSIVGNGSYPYILQGIFGFKPQSLETLATTNSIADKLTYYLNSGAYLKGEGIGSNYIAEMYDLGYFWLIVISILLGIFIIKYEKYVVKNRFLLLTSYYFIPNLFYIPRGSFFGEGLVKNMAMLIAVYVLIFSFDYMYRKIEEKKELI; translated from the coding sequence ATGAAAAAAGATAAAATTGGATTTTTGATATTTCATATATTTTTTATTGCGTTTGTGCTGTTTTTGAAAAATGTAGCTTCTTTTCAGAATGAGGCATTGGAGATGAAATTTTTGGAATATCTGCTTATGGGTGTTTATATTTATACGTTTTTTACGGCGAAAATTTATTTGGAATGGCTAAATTCGTATATGATTTTTTTGTATACGCTGTTTTTGTTTAATTTTACAAGGATATTTTTGGATATTGTGAATTATAGGGAGTTTGGCTGGGCTACGAAGTTTGCTAATTTTTATTTTTTTTATGATGTGAGAAATGAGATAATAAATGTTTTTCTGCTGGTATTACTATTTACGCATCTAGGATTTTTCATTGCGATTTCAAATGAGAAGATTAATGAGATTAGAAGCAGTGTTACGCTTGAAAGCAGAAGGCTGTTTACGAATGTCGGAATGGCTCTGTTTATAATTTCATTGCCTGCTTTAGCCTACAAGATGTTTATTCAGCTAAGGGTTATTTTGCGGGCTGGATACGAGGCTTATTATACTGGAATTTTAAAGGGAGTTGATTATCCTGCATTTACAAAAGGCTCTGGTACAGTAATGACAATTGGATTTTTGATATTTTTAATTTCAATTCCATCCAAAAGAAAATTTTTGACAATTTCTTCACTCTATCTTATGGTAAAACTACTGGATTCATTCAAGGGGGCAAGAGCAATATTTTTGACACAGCTTCTTTTTATAATGTGGTATTACGCAAAAGTCTATGGAATCAGGATAAAAGCTAAGACAATGATAAAATTAGTAGGATTTACCGTGATTTTTTCACAAATTCTAGTGTCTGTGCGAAGTAAAAAAATATTCAGTCTGGATTTGGTAAACACAATTTTTAATTTTCTATTTTCTCAAGGAGTAAGTTATCTTGTACTTGGCTACACAATCAATTTCAAGCATAGCATTGTAGGAAACGGAAGCTACCCCTACATCTTGCAGGGAATATTTGGCTTTAAGCCACAGTCGCTCGAAACACTTGCCACAACCAATTCCATTGCGGATAAATTAACATATTACCTAAATTCAGGTGCTTATTTAAAAGGAGAAGGAATTGGCTCGAATTATATTGCAGAAATGTATGATTTAGGCTACTTCTGGTTAATTGTAATTTCAATTCTGCTTGGAATTTTTATTATAAAATACGAAAAATATGTTGTAAAAAATAGATTTTTATTATTAACAAGCTATTACTTTATACCCAATTTATTTTATATCCCAAGAGGCTCATTCTTTGGGGAAGGGCTTGTAAAAAATATGGCAATGCTAATTGCAGTTTATGTGCTGATTTTCAGTTTTGACTATATGTACAGGAAGATAGAGGAGAAGAAGGAATTGATTTAA
- a CDS encoding glycosyltransferase family 2 protein, giving the protein MKVSLVMPTINVTTELDLFLKSLKAQTYKDFELIVVDQNEGNEVFEIVKDYEEDFKIKYVKSDEKGLSLNRNRGLILMKGEIVGFPDDDCEYSPNTLEKVVEFFERKKNYRIYSCRTLERGKDYGTGVMEKKDTEITKDSVDTTVKSITFFVNYGKDDIVLFDENLGVGATFGSGEETDYVLTLLHKGYKGRYFANDIIYHPAKKGNYNDLERAYRYALGFGALVKKEVKGRKNRFYILKYWKRQFRSFAGMIVTRNRAYHRVVMKGRKIGYTKYKI; this is encoded by the coding sequence ATGAAGGTTTCCCTTGTAATGCCAACGATAAATGTTACAACAGAATTGGATTTGTTTCTAAAAAGCCTGAAGGCACAGACTTACAAGGATTTTGAGTTAATTGTGGTGGATCAGAATGAAGGAAATGAAGTTTTTGAAATTGTGAAAGACTACGAAGAGGACTTTAAAATAAAATATGTAAAAAGTGATGAAAAAGGGTTAAGCCTAAATAGAAATAGAGGACTTATCTTGATGAAAGGCGAAATTGTGGGATTTCCTGACGATGATTGTGAATATAGTCCCAACACACTTGAAAAAGTTGTAGAATTTTTTGAAAGAAAAAAGAATTATCGAATTTACTCGTGCCGTACGCTTGAACGTGGGAAAGACTATGGAACAGGTGTTATGGAGAAAAAAGATACCGAAATAACGAAGGATAGTGTGGATACGACTGTGAAGTCTATAACTTTTTTTGTAAATTATGGTAAGGATGATATTGTCTTATTTGATGAAAATCTAGGCGTTGGTGCAACTTTTGGAAGTGGGGAGGAAACAGACTATGTGCTGACATTGCTTCACAAAGGCTATAAGGGAAGATACTTTGCAAACGATATAATTTATCATCCAGCAAAAAAGGGAAACTATAACGATCTGGAACGTGCTTATAGATATGCATTGGGATTTGGAGCATTGGTAAAAAAGGAAGTAAAGGGCAGAAAAAACAGATTTTATATTCTGAAATACTGGAAGAGACAATTTAGAAGTTTTGCTGGAATGATTGTTACAAGAAACAGGGCATATCATAGAGTTGTGATGAAGGGTAGAAAAATTGGATATACAAAATATAAAATTTAA
- the mutS gene encoding DNA mismatch repair protein MutS — protein MADTPLMKQYKEIKSNFEDSILFFRLGDFYEMFFEDAVKASRELGLTLTSRNKEKNVDIPLAGVPFHSADSYITKLVSKGYKVAICEQTEDPKMAKGIVKREVVKIITPGTVVDVEALDAKSNNYLMSILKIENKFGIAYIDITTGEFKVTEVEKDDDFVKLFNEINKIEPKEVLVTEDFYGEIKEKLDDFLQKNDSVVTFVNKVRDSAKYLMDYFEIVSLESYGIKDKKAIIGAAAMALDYAATMQVEHELTVEKIEFVNISNYAEINAITSRNLELLKNQREKTVYGSLLWVLDECKTSMGTRLLKRFINNPLLNIEKIRKRQEDVQYFIDNILIREDLREKLENIYDLERLLGKIIFGSENGKDLTALKKTIKSAVEIMRILGNTDFFRNIDANILFECYKIIDDSINEDAPFSVREGGIIKSGYNEELDEIRNIMNSGKDFLLDIEQREREATGIRNMKIKFNKVFGYFIEITKANLDMVPEHYIRKQTLSNSERYITPELKKYEDTIINSKAKIEDLEYHLFKEISGKLKEHRKILSELAERLAYIDVMVSFAVSAIENDYAKPEMNEEYSFEIEGGRHPVVEKLIGRTDYVSNDTVFTEKESFVVLTGPNMSGKSTYMKQIALISIMAQIGSFVPAKKANLSVIDKYLTRIGASDDILTGQSTFMVEMSEVSNILNNATEKSLIILDEVGRGTSTTDGVSIATAISMYIHDKIGAKTVFATHYHELTDLENKFAHIVNYRIEVDEKQGKVMFLRNIVKGGADKSYGIEVAKLAGLPKEILIESRKILKRLEQKKELIERTVDVHQLSLFGENSELENDFQEFENESANDFENTENNQFYTEKLAQVEEEKESLLEIMNKIENYDINNITPMDAMKFLFELKENITKRN, from the coding sequence ATGGCAGATACACCGCTTATGAAGCAATATAAGGAGATAAAATCAAATTTTGAGGACTCTATATTGTTTTTTAGATTGGGTGATTTTTATGAAATGTTTTTTGAGGATGCGGTGAAAGCGTCACGTGAACTTGGACTTACGCTTACTTCGAGAAATAAGGAGAAGAATGTGGATATACCGCTTGCGGGGGTTCCGTTTCATTCGGCAGATTCATATATAACAAAACTTGTTTCAAAAGGGTATAAAGTTGCGATTTGTGAACAGACAGAAGATCCGAAGATGGCAAAGGGAATTGTAAAACGAGAAGTTGTGAAGATTATAACGCCGGGGACAGTTGTGGATGTGGAGGCACTTGATGCCAAGAGCAATAATTACTTGATGAGTATTTTGAAAATTGAGAATAAATTTGGAATTGCGTATATTGATATAACGACTGGAGAGTTTAAAGTAACGGAAGTTGAAAAGGATGATGATTTTGTAAAATTATTTAATGAGATTAATAAGATTGAGCCTAAGGAAGTGCTTGTTACAGAGGATTTTTATGGAGAAATAAAGGAAAAGTTAGATGATTTTTTACAAAAGAATGATTCAGTTGTAACTTTTGTGAATAAGGTTCGGGATAGTGCGAAGTATCTTATGGATTATTTTGAGATTGTGTCGCTGGAAAGTTATGGAATTAAGGATAAAAAGGCGATAATTGGAGCTGCAGCCATGGCACTTGATTATGCGGCTACTATGCAGGTTGAGCATGAGCTGACTGTGGAAAAAATTGAGTTTGTGAATATTTCCAATTATGCTGAAATAAATGCGATAACAAGCAGAAATCTGGAGCTTTTAAAAAATCAGAGAGAAAAAACTGTTTATGGCTCGCTTCTGTGGGTGCTGGACGAATGTAAAACTTCGATGGGAACACGGCTTTTAAAAAGATTTATAAATAATCCGCTTTTAAATATTGAAAAAATACGGAAAAGACAGGAAGATGTACAGTATTTTATTGATAATATCCTAATTCGTGAAGACTTGAGGGAAAAACTTGAGAATATTTACGATTTGGAGCGGCTTTTGGGGAAAATAATCTTTGGAAGTGAAAATGGAAAAGATTTGACAGCATTGAAAAAAACGATAAAATCTGCTGTTGAAATAATGAGAATTTTGGGAAATACTGATTTTTTTAGGAATATTGATGCAAATATTTTGTTTGAGTGTTATAAAATAATTGACGACAGTATAAATGAAGATGCGCCGTTTTCAGTACGTGAAGGAGGTATTATAAAATCAGGATACAATGAGGAACTGGATGAAATAAGGAATATTATGAATTCTGGGAAGGACTTTTTGCTGGATATTGAACAGCGGGAAAGGGAAGCAACTGGAATTAGAAATATGAAAATAAAGTTTAACAAGGTTTTTGGTTACTTCATCGAAATTACAAAAGCAAATCTGGATATGGTGCCAGAACATTACATAAGAAAACAGACTCTTTCAAACTCAGAGAGGTACATTACGCCTGAACTGAAAAAATATGAGGACACAATAATAAATTCCAAGGCAAAAATCGAAGATTTAGAATATCATTTGTTCAAGGAAATTAGCGGAAAACTCAAGGAACATCGGAAAATTTTGTCAGAACTTGCAGAAAGGCTGGCATACATTGATGTAATGGTATCTTTTGCTGTAAGTGCCATTGAAAATGATTACGCAAAACCTGAAATGAATGAGGAATATTCATTTGAAATTGAGGGCGGAAGGCATCCAGTTGTGGAAAAACTGATTGGAAGGACGGATTATGTTTCAAATGATACAGTCTTTACTGAAAAAGAAAGTTTTGTTGTGCTAACAGGGCCTAATATGTCGGGAAAATCAACGTATATGAAGCAAATCGCATTAATTTCCATAATGGCTCAGATTGGCTCTTTTGTCCCTGCTAAAAAAGCAAATTTATCAGTTATAGACAAATATTTGACACGGATTGGGGCTTCTGATGATATTTTGACTGGGCAAAGTACATTTATGGTGGAAATGAGTGAAGTCTCCAACATTCTAAACAATGCGACTGAAAAAAGTCTGATAATACTGGATGAAGTTGGACGTGGAACTTCCACAACTGATGGAGTTTCCATTGCGACTGCCATTTCAATGTATATTCACGATAAAATTGGTGCTAAGACAGTTTTTGCAACACATTATCACGAACTGACTGATTTAGAAAATAAATTTGCACACATTGTAAATTATCGGATAGAAGTGGATGAAAAGCAGGGAAAAGTAATGTTTTTGCGAAATATTGTAAAAGGCGGAGCAGACAAGTCCTATGGTATTGAAGTGGCGAAATTGGCTGGTCTTCCAAAGGAAATATTGATTGAAAGCAGGAAAATATTGAAACGGCTGGAGCAGAAAAAGGAATTGATTGAAAGAACCGTAGATGTTCACCAGCTTTCACTTTTTGGAGAAAATTCAGAGTTAGAGAATGATTTTCAAGAATTTGAAAATGAAAGTGCAAATGATTTTGAAAATACTGAAAATAATCAGTTTTATACGGAAAAATTAGCACAGGTTGAAGAAGAAAAGGAAAGTTTGTTAGAAATTATGAATAAAATAGAAAATTATGACATAAATAATATCACACCAATGGATGCAATGAAATTTTTGTTTGAATTAAAGGAAAATATTACAAAAAGAAATTAA